The window TTTGTTGTTTAGTGACATCAAGATGTCTTTTTCATCAGTGACTATCACGTTTGTTGTTTGGTGACACCAAGATGTCTTTTTCATCAGTGACTATCAAGTTTTGTTGTTTGGTGACACCAAGATGTCTTTTTCATCAGTGATTATCACGTTTGTTgtttggtgacaccaaaatgtCTTTTTCATTAGTGACTATCACGTTTGTTGTTTGGTGGCACCAAGATGTCTTTTTCATCAGTGATTATCACGTTTGTTGTTTGGTGACACCAAGATGTATTTTTCATCAGTGACTATCACGTTTGTTgtttggtgacaccaaaatgtCTTTTTCATCAGTGATTATCACGTTTGTTGTTTGGTGACATCAAGAAGTCTTTTTCATCAGTGATTATCACGTTTGTTGTTTGGTGACATCAAGATGTCTTTTTCATCAGTGATTATCACGTTTGTTGTTTGGTGACATCAAGATGTCTTTTTCATCAGTGATTATCACGTTTGTTGTTTGGTGACATCAAGATGTCTTTTTCATCAGTGACTATCACGTTTTGTTGTTTGGTGACACCAAGATGTCTTTTTCATCAGTGATTATCACGTTTGTTgtttggtgacaccaaaatgtCTTTTTCATTAGTGACTATCACGTTTGTTGTTTGGTGACACCAAGATGTCTTTTTCATCAGTGATTATCACGTTTGTTGTTTGGTGACACCAAGATGTATTTTTCATCAGTGACTATCACGTTTGTTGTTTGGTGACACCAAGATGTCTTTTTCATCAGTGATTATCACGTTTGTTGTTTGGTGACACCAAGATGTCTTTTTCATCAGTGATTATCACGTTTGTTGTTTGGTGACACCAAGATGTCTTTTTCATTAGTGATTATCACGTTTGTTGTTTGGTGACATCAAGATGTCTTTTTCATTAGTGATTATCACGTTTGTTGTTTGGTGACATCAAGATGTCTTTTTCATCAGTGATTATCACGTTTGTTGTTTGGTGACACCAAGATGTCTTTTTCATCAGTGATTATCACGTTTGTTGTTTGGTGACACCAAGATGTCTTTTTCATCAGTGATTATCACGTTTGTTGTTTGGTGACACCAAGATGTATTTTTCATCAGTGACTATCACGTTTGTTGTTTGGTGACACCAAGATGTCTTTTTCATCAGTGATTATCACGTTTGTTGTTTGGTGACACCAAGATGTCTTTTTCATTAGTGACTATCACGTTTGTTGTTTGGTGACACCAAGATGTCTTTTTCATCAGTGACTATCACGTTTGTTGTTTGGTGACACCAAGATGTATTTTTCCAAGTGCACCACAGTACTGCATCTTCCTTTctgaaattaattaaactttcaaCGATCAACCGGAGTGAAGCCATGATAATCTGCAGTATTatcttcactttagtcttaccTGTTTTTTATCGTAAGCTTACCTTACGTTAAAGTTTATAGTCCTTCTATGAGGTTTCCAATTACGTGAGCCTTTTCACTCCAAAGAAAAATATTGACTGTATATGTATTACATGTTTAAAAAGTACCAATAGTTTgtgattttttgttaaaaaacacatttataaaacttttatattaaaaaggtTCGTATCTTTCAAGTTAATCAAAGGCAGTTAAGAATAGTCATGATCTCTATCAGAAAAACaaatgaagtgtttttgtttttttgcgcCAGGCGTTTCCCAGCGGTTAGTTCCAGTTTGCAGATCGAATGGTTCAAGGCTCGAGACACGATGCGCTAACAACTTTCGCATTTTCAGATCTGCATGTGCATATTAGCAAGCGTATTAACTGTAATTTCGTGTTCTTTTATTGAAAGTAAAACCCCATACTATCCATAAACagaatttgtttcataatttactTCGAAATAGACTGTATGTTCTTTATAACATAATACGTGGATTTTTGTATTTAACGCTTTGGGTAGATTTTGAGAAGATtctgatttttaatttttctggttcaaaattaattttatatttcatatacacATTAAGATATTCAGAACATTGAAAACCTTTAAAGTGTTCACTCTTCTTATGGGtttggatccccgtcacaccaaacatgctcgccctttcagctgtggggcgttataatgtgacagtcaatcccactgttcgttggtaaaagagtagcccaagagttggcggtgggtggtgatgactagctgcctaccctctagtcttacactgctaaattagggattactagcgcagatagcccttgagtagctttgcgcgaaattcgaaacaaacaaacaaacaaagctttgcgcgaaatttaaaaatacaaacactttGTACGGTGTCCACTGCAAGTTTCGAACCACGAATTTTATccttataaattttcaaacttattgTCAAGCATTGAATTTGTCTCTTATTTCTTACAGCAAAAAGTTATGAAACACGATCTGTTCAGATTACATTAGTAATTATAATTGTGTTGAATATCAAAAGAACATAtcgaaatattgtttgtttagttacagtttttgaacaaaattacgtatgaagtttatttttgtacaatgtaAACACCAGACGGTAAATCCTCGTGttatcttaaaattattaataattgtttgaaaACAGCTGATTCTAtgactcggtggactcagcagatagcctgatgtaactttgttataagaaaaactcaCACTAATtctgtaaaacttttattttgaattttaatgcATGGGAAAcgtatttagttttatgtttgaaaaatcaCACTAAAtcgaaaaataataacaattcgTCCATTATTGATGACCGATAACACAATCAACAAATCAAAAttcattgtttgtaaattttctttGAAGTTTGCGTTTACAATAGGTAATGAACAATATTTCTTACTAGAACTAAATAATCAACCTAAAATTCTTTGTCATTAATAtctgatattgtttttttataattatttaataagtttgtttagCTAAAAAGTAAGAATGACATAAATTGCTATAAAAAGTCTTAAgactattaaattatttttaattattttatctaaacatTAAGCTAAATAGAAAGTTATTGATGCGCTGAATCGACTAACTTATCTAACGTTACAAATATCGCAatgttgaataaagaaaaaaatattttcttattattattttgcaataatCTAGTTTCAAATACTTTATTGTGAAAAATAATCGTTTAGACATGATGACTAATTGGATTTAAAGTacaaaacttattttgaaatattgaacTGATTTTACCATTGTATAAAATCAGCTAATCGTTTGTAACATTAACTTGTCTCAAAGATAAGTTTCACAAATTTGTGTAAACGTGTTACAGAATTTCGAGAGAACTCGGCTACAAACGCCATTTATTTCATGTGAGATTAGCAATGGCGCCTCAATAGATTATGAAGTTTTCAAGAATCTTCTGGAATACAGCCAGGTCCATTGAAGTCCTCAGGACAGTCTTCGTAACCAGGAATTTCAAACTCCATCACAAAAATGTTAGGATATTTCGAACAGATGTCTTCAAATCTCTCACGAGCAGAGGAAGTAACTTCATCTTCGCAGATGAATGGCTGTAAATAATTCATGGACTGTTTTGCAGCGTCGGATATTGGAATTCCCCAGAACTGGAAGAGTGGAGCAAGGTTATAGTTGACCGTTTCGGAGAATCTGGTGTACCACATATCAATTTTGTCTTGATCGGTTTTTGGTTTGTGTTCTGTATCTGTTTTGTATTGTCGAAAGACTTTCTTGTATGAATCCCATGTAAAACAACGCGCTAGTTGGCCGTATATAACCAACCCCACGCCAGGTTTCTTCTTCCAAGTTTCGAAGTCAGCACCAGCAAGTAAGTACTTCTGGACACCAGTGAATTGTCTGGTTATCGAGTAGTTCTGCCATACGGGGATATTGCAGACTGCATCACCACCATACAAAGCAAAGACATTACATGTCACCTCTGTTGAGCCCTTAAATGTCCATTCCTGTTTCTGCATGTTATGTCCAAATTCGTGGAAGATGCCCCAGCTACCGTTGGTCCTAAGAAATTCGGTATTCAGTACGAAGACGTTTTTGGTAGGGTCGGTTATGTTCATGTGAGAAACTACTGGATAGCCTGAATGTAATAACCCCATTTTTGGTTGCCTATCAGGAACTAACCACTGACGACGATGAAGAGTGATATCTGTTCCACGAAGATGATGATAAGATTTCATCAACTGGTCCCAAAACGTTAAGGGATCCGTAGGGTGGTCAAAATTTCGTATGGATGACGATGGTAAGGTGATAATCACAAATTCTCCCACAAGATCTGTCCAAAGTCCTGGAGAAAGCTTCCGGTTTTTCCAATGTGAAGGCGCTTCAGGATCTTTGATATCGAAATATGGAGCCTCTACAATGGACTCTAGCTCAACTTCCAGGCTTTTCTTCGCTGGTGGACTTTCAAAGTATATCAGCCCTCCATACGGACTAGAAATTGTTGTTTCTCCTGGAGACAGTGGTCGTCCTACCATAATTGACGGCCATCTTTTCCAACCCTTAGTGACGTTTTTCAGATTGTCACTATGACATCCAATACGTATTTTCCAACCTTGTACATCAGTTCCTTTCACAGTCACCTTCATTTCCTGCCCAGCAGGCAAGTAGTAACCAGTTGGGTAGAAGTCCCTCAAAGTGGAAGTCAAAGAAATCGTGGCCTTTGTTAAGGGAGGTGGGGATTCAAAATCACCTGGGAAGTCTTCGATTCCCGGAGCTTTACGGCCATTCAATCTcagtaaaatatcataaagtatCAGAAAATCTTTGGCTGACTGTTCCTTTGCAGGTGTTTGGGAAGTGGGAGTAGAGATGTGTTTTATATACTCTTCACAGGTTTCAAAAAACTCCTTGAAAACATCTTCTGAAACCAACAAAGATTTCGGCATAATAGATATCATTTTTACAATCCTGTTAACCATTTGTTGGAGACTTTCTTGACTTTCTTGAGCCTTTTTCATCTGTCTTCCAAGGTGTGCATAGTTTGCTGGATTATCTTCCACCATTACTTCACCCGTGTTTGAAAAATACTTTGTAGTAAAACACATACCCACGTTGGTGAGCAATTTAAAATGTGGCATGGTCTCTATGCTGCCCCCAACAAGCTGCAAGTAACCCCAAGGTGTTTCTGCAATAACCACAGCTCCTCCAGAAGCAACAAAGTCTTCGATGTTTTGGAAAAAATCTCTATTTTCTCCTTTACTAGAACCCTTAACAACGGCAATCGTTTCGCCCACTTTTAGTTCATCAAACTTTGTTCCACCACGCACGCGTACAATGTTCACATTTTGAACATCGGCACCTTTCGAGAGCCACCTAATTATATTCTGCCTCAGTTGAGAAAACCAGTCTGGATTTTGTAAAAAGGCTTCTCCGTAGGGATTTTGTGAGAATACAACCATCCGCCCGTTTCCATGTTCAGCAGCAGCCATGAAAACTTGATCAGTGTAATTTCCAGCCAGAATAGGCTCTGCTTTGTCTCCCCAGACAACCATCTTTCCAGAATTTCCCTTCCCTTCTAAGGAAGTAATTCCTTCTAACAGTTCTTCCCGCCACTTTCCCATGTCttttataatgttcaaacaatgaatgaaaagttctgtttagaattatcagtagaacTGTCGATAgacctaaaaacaacaacacatatttCACTATACTTTGAAACTTAACTAATcacaaaatactattttaaacgAACAAACAATACTACTTGCAAGGTTTTGTCGTAAATAACAATATGAGTTCAATGTAGCAAcagtaattaaagttaaaatggaaacaaagaggtttgttttgaatttagtgcaaaactacatgtgggccatctgctctagccgtccctaatttagcagtgaaagactagaggggaggaagctagtcgtcaccacccatcgccgactcttgaACCACGCTTTAAACAAAGATGAATAGGATTCATCGTCATTTTATTACACTCCATGGCTGAACgaacaagcatatttggtgtgacgggaatcgAACTATATCACAGTCATCTTCATTTCCTGCCCAGCCAGTAAGTAGTAACCAGTGGGGTAAAATTCTCTCAAAGTGGAAGTCAAAGAAATCGTGAGTCAGTTACCCTAACAACCTGACCACGACAAGCCGAAACAAATAAGAACTACCgacacaaacagtttgtttgtttgttataatgaaTGTTAATATTAAGCATAACAAAAGAGCGTCTACTTTATATATCTGTCTTGAGTCTAGagaataactgttgtgataattcTAATGTAGAAATTTCGGATACAGTGCCTCTCTATTCCTGTGCAACGGAGAGATGGCAAACCGATGTCCTTATACTTTCGATGGACTATAGAAAGCAGGGAGTAGCTGCTTGTTTCGAGCATGACAGTTACTGCTGAAACTTTTGCAATGTTAACTACGTCGCAGGGCTGTTAACAAGACATACTGTCATGAGATAGAGCACGACCGAAAGTAGTGACATAATCAGGACTATAATACTTTACGACCGAACGAAGTGTCATAATGAGGACTATAATACCTTCTATTAAACGCAGCCAACTTATTATAACCTACACATTAATTTACTGGTTGATGGAACTCAACCTGAATAGCTGTTTTCTATCTATTTATACATATGTCATTTCATTTGAAAATGTTCCAGATTTTATGGTAAAagtgtttcatgttgttgtttttctagtaaAATAGGATTTCTAGGCTGATATAGTCAATAAATgatatttcgtttgtttgttttgaatttagcgcatagctacacgagggctatctgcgctatccgtcctaatttagcagagtttgactagagggaaggcagctagtcatcaccgtccaccgccaactcttgtgctattcttttaccaacgaatagtgagattgaccataactttatgacgcccccacaagctgaaagggcgaacatgtttggtgcgagggggattcgaatccgcggccctcaaattacgagtcgaacgccttaacccacctgaccaatGTATTTTGTAAGCAGGATAACTCAAAAGCTGGAAGTGTGCGGTGAGCATAGAtcaaatagcccattctgtagctttgtgattaacaacaaacacacaaacttaccTGTTACTTAGCTCTTGTTCTAAAAACCTAGTGAATTTTCAGTCTTTATATAGTGTCGTTCAATCGTGAGGAAAATCGAATTGTTCACGAAGAGATTACATTGTCACCATATAGGCATTGATAAGATAATGGTAACGGGATGACATGTCGATAACTTATAACATGACATATCACGTGTACACTAATATCTGATTTAAAACaatgatttacttttatttaaagattCACCTGTTTTTATCTTAATGAAATTAtcgaaatttgttttataatttcgtgcaaagccacacgagggctatcttcgcttgtcgtccctaatttagcagtgtaagacaagaggaaaggcagctagtcattaccacccaccgccaacacattggctactcttttaccaaacgaatagtgggacttaccgtAAATTATATctcccttacggctgaaaggacaagcatgtttggtgcgatgaggatttgaacccgcgatcctcagattacgagtcgaacgccttaacccacctggccatgcctggccttgaaattatcataatttatataaacaaaataatcgaGTTTAATCATTGGTACGTTAGACGTAGAACATCggttaaaaaaaacgttttttaacaATAACGGCTTTTATCTTGCTATCAATACTGTGATTCATTTGTTCCAACTTTATtatgtcatttaaatgtttaAGGTTCTGCATAACtgattagatatttaaaaaattaggTTATCATGCATAGAAaagattttctgtttattataactttatacacACACTCAACGCAGATACAAAACCATTTTcacgtgttgtttcatcagcagATACACAACAAAAACACGGATACCACCCAAAATGTACATGAAAATAACATCAGATCTCGTGCATATTCCAAAGGTCGTACAAAGTATATGCAGCCTGAAAGTTTTTGGTTTTCGTTATCTGTTGACGTTTGTGACATTACCACCACACACACATTcctatattttcattaaatataattgaAGGACCCGCTCGGCATAGCTTGGTACTTGAGACGCTccatttgtaatctgagggtcgcaggttcgaatccacgtcctCCCAagtgtgctcgccctttcagtcatgagggcattataatctgacggtaatttctactattcattggtaaaacagcaGGCCAGGAGTTGGTGATGagtagcttccttccttctagacttacactgctaaattggggacagatAGGGTagacagccttcgtgtaactATGTGCAAAATTCAGAACGAAATGAGATAGAAACGACTGCCGTCTGTGCtttgtgtaataacaacaaaatatttatatatttcactgactgtttttttgtttttttcagaacacCAAAGATCCATCTACAATATCTAAAAAGATAATTGAAATTATCTACAAAGAAAAACTGAATTTCTTAATATCATTGATTCAGTGTAGCATAAAAATGATGCAGTCACAATAACTGTTTTCATTCACGTATGGTGGGGTTGTTCATTTGATTGTTATCAACAGTTGAACACTTAATATTGTTCATTAATAGATATATTATTGCACTAATTACAATACTCAACCGTTTGAAATACGTATCGTTTATACGAAAGTGTCTCACTTACTCAGTAGTTAAACTCTCAGTATGGTTCAGTCCAAGAAAAAAGAACCACAAAATCTTATCTTCAACGATTTGTTTTCAATGTTCCAATGATATATTTTGGAGTTTCTATGACAAGAAGACATCTAgatatttacagaaaattaatataacagtaaaaaaaacgcTGTAACATAATTCAGTTGGTGTGAAAAAGGTACATAGGTGGATCATGTTTTATAATATGGATACTGAACGTGTTCGGCCGCGATTGTTGACCTAATGACCTTTAAAATACAAGGAATCCTGTGGATTTTTATTATCCTTTTATTGTTTAGACTAGTTTACATAACGTGACATAGCTTGATCTTTTTAATTAATATCACTTGAGTAACGACAGTTTTAACATTGAAGAAACAGGTGGTGTATTTGTTAGAtgtacacaaatacattttattatcgAACTAAAGTGCCGAGGACAAAAATGGTGTTGgacataattcaaattattactaCACAAGAGAggccaccatggccaggtggttaaggcacttgactcataagatgatggccgcgggttcgaatccccgtcacaccaaacatgctcgcactttcagccgtgaaggcgttataaagtgatggtcaatcccactattcgttgataaaagagtagcccaagagttggcggtgggtagtgatgactagctgtattccgttagtcttacactgctaaattagggacggttagcgcaggtagttctctagtaactttgcgcgaaatttaacaaatagACAAAAATACACAAGAATACTCAGCACATGTACCTGATCTATCAGTGACGCTTTTACGATCTCTTACTATTTTGAACTTTCACGGCATTTAGTATACTGTACTAAAGACAGAAAGTGTGAAATCCTCATTatgtgacttttttatttttaaattttcctaAAGACTAATGTATTAATGATTCTCAACACAAGAGGAACACTCGTAGCTACACATGCACACATGATTACGCAGGCGATACCTATGCATTTGTTGAAATCCTTgccagcaaaaaaaaacaacatatattttacgTGGGTATCAAATTGAAAATTATGATTGCTGTTCTTTACTGCAAAGTCTATCTGAATATTGTACAGTCAAAGGCAAATATTAcaacatatgttgtttttttttatccagatgaagtaatattaagtttattggtttggtttgttttgaatttcgcgcaaaactacacgagggctatctgcgctagctgaccctaatttagcagtgtaagactagagggaaggcatctagtcatcaccacccaccgccaacacttgggctactgttttagcaacgaatagtaggattgaccgccacaatataacgcccccacggctgagagggcgagcaggtttcgtgggacggagattcgaacccgcgaccctcagattacgagtcgggtgccttaactacatggctatgccgggcccactCCCTGTACATTTAtgttgaacaacaaacaaacgaacgagACGTTTAGGTTAAAATGATCAAATGTTGCTAGCAGTATATCTATCAgtgaaatacaattatatttaaagaaaaacacatttaagcaaaaatattaattaaaatttggattaATTATCCACCGTTTAATGTACTTAGCTCTGATCAATAGGTCCAGAGTTCAAGTTACAATATGTTACTGAAGACGAGTCATAACTGTGATAGTCAGTCCACGTATTCTCTTAACAGTA of the Tachypleus tridentatus isolate NWPU-2018 chromosome 13, ASM421037v1, whole genome shotgun sequence genome contains:
- the LOC143238123 gene encoding TRPM8 channel-associated factor homolog; the protein is MGKWREELLEGITSLEGKGNSGKMVVWGDKAEPILAGNYTDQVFMAAAEHGNGRMVVFSQNPYGEAFLQNPDWFSQLRQNIIRWLSKGADVQNVNIVRVRGGTKFDELKVGETIAVVKGSSKGENRDFFQNIEDFVASGGAVVIAETPWGYLQLVGGSIETMPHFKLLTNVGMCFTTKYFSNTGEVMVEDNPANYAHLGRQMKKAQESQESLQQMVNRIVKMISIMPKSLLVSEDVFKEFFETCEEYIKHISTPTSQTPAKEQSAKDFLILYDILLRLNGRKAPGIEDFPGDFESPPPLTKATISLTSTLRDFYPTGYYLPAGQEMKVTVKGTDVQGWKIRIGCHSDNLKNVTKGWKRWPSIMVGRPLSPGETTISSPYGGLIYFESPPAKKSLEVELESIVEAPYFDIKDPEAPSHWKNRKLSPGLWTDLVGEFVIITLPSSSIRNFDHPTDPLTFWDQLMKSYHHLRGTDITLHRRQWLVPDRQPKMGLLHSGYPVVSHMNITDPTKNVFVLNTEFLRTNGSWGIFHEFGHNMQKQEWTFKGSTEVTCNVFALYGGDAVCNIPVWQNYSITRQFTGVQKYLLAGADFETWKKKPGVGLVIYGQLARCFTWDSYKKVFRQYKTDTEHKPKTDQDKIDMWYTRFSETVNYNLAPLFQFWGIPISDAAKQSMNYLQPFICEDEVTSSARERFEDICSKYPNIFVMEFEIPGYEDCPEDFNGPGCIPEDS